The following coding sequences lie in one Saccharomyces mikatae IFO 1815 strain IFO1815 genome assembly, chromosome: 10 genomic window:
- the SNA3 gene encoding Sna3p (similar to Saccharomyces cerevisiae SNA3 (YJL151C); ancestral locus Anc_1.197), whose amino-acid sequence MDRNNNNENHRMRYSINKDDLLLMVLALFIAPVSVWKRKGFFSWDSLLNVLLFFLLFFPAIIHGCYVVYETSEERSYERSSSVNRDLEAQPEASSEAQPPAYDEDAHAGAEVPLLDNKQSQP is encoded by the coding sequence ATGGACagaaataataacaatgaaAACCACAGAATGAGATACTCCATCAACAAGGACGACTTGTTGCTAATGGTGTTGGCTCTATTCATCGCTCCAGTTTCCGTGTGGAAGCGTAAAGGCTTTTTCAGCTGGGATTCGTTACTCAACGTGCTTCTATTCTTTCTGCTATTCTTCCCTGCCATTATTCACGGCTGCTACGTTGTGTATGAAACCAGTGAGGAGCGCTCTTACGAGCGCTCCTCTTCCGTGAATCGTGATTTGGAAGCTCAACCTGAGGCTTCATCTGAGGCACAACCTCCAGCTTACGATGAGGATGCCCACGCTGGTGCCGAGGTGCCCTTACTGGACAATAAGCAATCACAACCATAA
- the INO1 gene encoding inositol-3-phosphate synthase INO1 (similar to Saccharomyces cerevisiae INO1 (YJL153C); ancestral locus Anc_1.195), with protein sequence MTEDNTTPIASVKVVTDKCTYTENELLTKYSYENAVVTKTAGGQFDVTPTVQDYVFKLDLNKPKKLGIMLIGLGGNNGSTLVASILANRHDMEFQTKEGLKKPNYFGSMTQCSTLKLGIDAEGNDVYAPFNSLLPMVNPNDFIVSGWDINKANLYEAMQRGQVLEYDLQQRLKAKMSTVKPLPSIYYPDFIAANQDERANNCINLDEKGKVTTRGKWSHLQQIRRDIQHFKEENSLDKVIVLWTANTERYVEVTAGVNDTMQNLLQSIKDDHEEIAPSTVFAAASILEGVPYINGSPQNTFVPGLVQLAEHEGTFIAGDDFKSGQTKLKSVLAQFLVDAGIKPVSIASYNHLGNNDGYNLSAPKQFRSKEISKSSVIDDIIASNDILYNDKLGKKVDHCIVIKYMKPVGDSKVAMDEYYSELMLGGHNRISIHNVCEDSLLATPLIIDLLVMTEFCSRVSYKKGSSVQEDHDKYESFYPVLTFLSYWLKAPLTRPGFHPVNGLNKQRTALENFLRLLIGLPSLNELRFEERLL encoded by the coding sequence ATGACAGAAGATAATACGACACCAATTGCCTCTGTTAAAGTGGTGACTGACAAGTGCACGTACACAGAAAACGAGCTGCTCACTAAGTACAGCTATGAGAACGCAGTAGTTACGAAGACAGCTGGTGGCCAGTTCGATGTCACGCCCACTGTCCAGGACTACGTGTTCAAACTTGACTTGAACAAACCGAAGAAATTGGGAATCATGCTCATTGGACTGGGTGGGAACAACGGGTCCACGTTAGTGGCGTCGATCTTAGCTAACAGGCACGATATGGAGTTCCAAACTAAGGAAGGTCTCAAAAAGCCAAACTACTTCGGTTCCATGACTCAATGCTCCACTTTGAAACTGGGCATTGATGCGGAAGGAAACGACGTCTACGCTCCTTTCAACTCTCTATTGCCCATGGTTAACCCCAACGATTTTATCGTTTCTGGTTGGGATATCAACAAAGCAAATCTATACGAGGCTATGCAAAGAGGACAGGTTCTTGAATATGACCTACAACAGCGTTTGAAGGCCAAGATGTCCACAGTGAAACCGCTACCATCCATTTACTATCCTGACTTCATCGCGGCGAACCAAGATGAAAGAGCAAATAATTGTATCAATTTGGATGAGAAGGGTAAGGTAACTACAAGAGGTAAGTGGTCCCATTTGCAACAAATTAGAAGAGATATACAGCAtttcaaagaggaaaactCTCTGGATAAAGTAATTGTTCTTTGGACTGCAAATACTGAGAGGTACGTGGAAGTGACCGCGGGTGTTAATGACACTATGCAAAATCTCTTGCAATCCATCAAGGATGATCACGAAGAGATTGCGCCTTCCACGGTCTTCGCGGCTGCATCGATCTTGGAAGGTGTTCCCTACATCAACGGTTCACCACAGAACACTTTTGTGCCCGGGTTAGTTCAGTTAGCTGAGCATGAGGGGACTTTCATTGCAGGAGACGATTTTAAGTCGGGACAAACTAAATTGAAGTCTGTCTTGGCCCAATTTTTAGTGGATGCAGGTATCAAACCTGTCTCCATCGCATCCTATAATCATTTGGGTAATAATGATGGCTATAACCTATCCGCTCCAAAACAATTCAGGTCCAAGGAGATTTCCAAGAGCTCAGTCATAGATGACATTATCGCCTCTAATGACATCTTGTACAATGACAAGCTCGGTAAGAAAGTGGACCATTGCATCGTAATAAAGTATATGAAACCCGTTGGGGATTCTAAAGTAGCAATGGATGAATATTACAGTGAATTGATGCTAGGGGGCCACAACAGAATTTCTATTCATAATGTTTGCGAGGATTCACTCTTAGCTACACCTTTGATCATCGATCTTTTGGTAATGACAGAATTTTGTTCAAGAGTATCTTATAAAAAGGGAAGTTCGGTCCAAGAAGATCATGACAAATATGAGAGCTTTTATCCGGTTTTGACCTTCTTGAGTTATTGGCTAAAAGCGCCATTAACAAGACCAGGTTTCCATCCTGTAAACGGATTGAACAAGCAAAGAACCGCCTTGGAAAACTTTTTGAGATTGCTGATTGGATTACCTTCCCTAAACGAATTGAGATTTGAGGAGAGACTGTTGTGA